A genomic region of Cannabis sativa cultivar Pink pepper isolate KNU-18-1 chromosome 1, ASM2916894v1, whole genome shotgun sequence contains the following coding sequences:
- the LOC115705569 gene encoding 20 kDa chaperonin, chloroplastic, with product MATAQLTASSISGRSLPSFEGLRPSSVKFASAGNVKLVGVNQRSFRGLVVKAATVVAPKYTSIKPLGDRVLVKLKTADEKTQGGILLPTTAQSKPQGGEVVAVGEGRAVGKAKVEVSVKAGSQVVYSKYAGTELEFNGSKHLILKDDDIVGILETDDVKDLKPLNDRVLIKIAEAEEKTAGGLLLTEASKEKPSIGTVIAVGPGPLDEEGNRKPLSVAPGNTVMYSKYAGNDFKGKDGDYIALRASDVMAVLS from the exons ATGGCGACTGCTCAGCTCACCGCTTCCTCAATTTCGGGTAGGAGTTTGCCTTCGTTCGAAGGGCTTAGACCGTCTTCCGTTAAGTTCGCCTCTGCTGGAAATGTCAAGTTAGTCGGAGTTAATCAGAGGTCTTTCAGGGGTCTCGTAGTTAAAGCTGCCACCGTCGTTGCACCTAAG TACACATCAATTAAACCTTTGGGTGACCGAGTTCTCGTGAAGCTCAAGACCGCAGATGAGAAAACTCAAGGTGGAATATTGCTTCCAACCACAGCTCAATCGAAGCCTCAAGGTGGAGAGGTTGTTGCTGTTGGAGAAGGCAGGGCAGTTGGGAAGGCAAAAGTGGAAGTCAGTGTGAAG GCTGGCAGCCAAGTTGTTTACTCCAAGTATGCTGGGACAGAGTTGGAATTCAATGGTTCAAAGCATCTTATATTGAAGGATGATGACATTGTTGGTATTCTTGAAACTGATGATGTCAAAGATCTCAAGCCCTTGAATGATAGAGTCTTAATCAAG ATTGCAGAGGCTGAGGAGAAGACAGCAGGGGGCCTGTTGCTGACTGAAGCAAGTAAGGAGAAGCCCTCTATTGGCACG GTAATTGCAGTTGGACCTGGTCCTTTAGATGAGGAAGGGAACAGGAAACCACTGTCCGTCGCACCTGGGAACACTGTCATGTACTCTAAATATGCAGGGAATGACTTCAAGGGCAAAGATGGTGACTACATAGCTTTGAGGGCGTCGGATGTTATGGCTGTGCTTTCGTAG
- the LOC115705617 gene encoding auxin response factor 7 isoform X2, whose translation MGLKQNRQPSEFFCKTLTASDTSTHGGFSVPRRAAEKIFPPLDYSMQPPAQELVARDLHDNTWTFRHIYRGQPKRHLLTTGWSVFVSTKRLFAGDSVLFIRDEKSQLLLGIRRATRQQPALSSSVISSDSMHIGILAAAAHAAANNSPFTIFYNPRASPSEFVIPLAKYNKAMYTQVSLGMRFRMMFETEESGVRRYMGTVTGISDLDSLRWKSSQWRNLQVGWDESTAGERPSRVSLWEVEPVVTPFYICPPPFFRPKFLKQPGMPDDESEMENAFKRAMPWLGDDFGMKDTSSTIFPGLSLVQWMNMQQNNQLSAGQSGFFPSMVSSAGMQNNLSTDDPSKLLSFQAPVMSGAITPLSKATPSNQMQQSPVSWPQQQQQQQQQQQQQQQLQQQQQQQQLQQQQQQQQQQLHQLLQTPANQQQPNYSQQQLQQLLQTPPNQQLQNHAQHQQLPQQRQQHQEPPQHQQLQQQQQQSNQQQICQPLVSNGVGATSQIPNQNLQQPAMFSQHQQQQLGTGNAQSQQSGYSSKNSVQSTSVPMDSQYQQQMELQSNLFQKQQQPQQPTHLQQNQLQFLQHNLPQRTQQQSQSQQLSQQGLSEQQIQLQLIQKFQQQQQQQQLLSPTSSHMQPQLLQHQGNQQNQHLQLTPLSQHQQPLNSNSFSTEKPLNINNFSTSTLTQSQQIPSSQPQSQHKPLLAIRANSGLTDGDAPSCSTSPSTNNCQISPSNLLNRNQHGQAMLAGDPVAEPANNLLQELQSKSDIRIKHEFPGLKGPEQLKYKGSIPDQLEASSSGTSYLDASTIQQSFPLPTFCLDGDVQSNHRNNLSFGANIDGLTPDTLLSRGYDSQKDLQNLLSNCGGAPRDIETELSTAAISSQSFGVPNMSFKPGCSSDVAINDAGVLSNGLWANQAQRMRTYTKVQKRGSVGRCIDVTRYKGYDELRHDLARMFGIEGQLEDPQRTDWKLVYVDHENDILLVGDDPWQEFVSCVQSIKILSSVEVQQMSLDGDLGQVPVSNQACSGTDSGNAWRGQYEDTSAASFNR comes from the exons ATGGGTCTCAAACAAAACAGACAACCTTCTGAGTTTTTCTGTAAAACTCTTACAGCAAGTGACACAAGTACCCATGGTGGGTTTTCGGTGCCTCGACGTGCAGCTGAGAAGATCTTTCCACCTTTG GATTACTCAATGCAACCACCTGCTCAAGAACTAGTTGCTCGAGATTTGCATGATAATACATGGACATTCAGGCATATCTATCGCG GCCAACCAAAGAGGCATCTGCTGACTACAGGTTGGAGCGTCTTTGTTAGCACTAAAAGACTCTTTGCTGGAGATTCTGTTCTTTTTATAAG GGACGAAAAATCACAGTTACTTTTGGGTATAAGGCGTGCTACAAGACAACAGCCTGCTCTCTCTTCATCAGTGATTTCCAGTGATAGCATGCATATTGGAATTTTAGCCGCCGCTGCTCATGCTGCTGCAAACAACAGCCCATTTACAATCTTTTACAACCCCAG GGCAAGCCCTTCTGAGTTTGTGATACCATTAGCAAAATACAATAAAGCAATGTACACACAAGTTTCGCTTGGCATGCGATTCAGAATGATGTTTGAGACCGAAGAGTCTGGAGTGCGCAGATACATGGGTACTGTCACTGGTATAAGTGATTTGGACTCTCTTCGATGGAAATCTTCACAATGGCGAAATCTTCAG GTTGGGTGGGATGAGTCAACAGCCGGTGAACGGCCCAGCAGAGTTTCACTCTGGGAAGTTGAACCTGTTGTAACTCCTTTCTACATATGTCCACCTCCATTTTTCAGACCCAAGTTCCTCAAACAACCTGGGATGCCAg ATGATGAATCTGAGATGGAAAATGCTTTTAAGCGAGCTATGCCTTGGCTGGGAGATGACTTTGGCATGAAGGATACTTCGAGCACAATTTTTCCTGGCTTGAGTTTAGTGCAATGGATGAACATGCAGCAAAATAATCAGCTTTCTGCTGGGCAGTCTGGATTTTTTCCATCGATGGTTTCTTCAGCTGGCATGCAAAATAACCTCAGTACCGATGATCCATCCAAGTTACTTAGTTTTCAAGCCCCTGTCATGTCTGGGGCAATTACCCCATTGAGTAAGGCAACTCCATCAAACCAAATGCAGCAGTCACCAGTTTCATGGCCGCAGCAGCAACAGCAACAGCAACAGCAACAACAGCAGCAGCAGCAACTAcaacagcagcagcagcagcaacaactaCAACAACAGCAACAGCAACAACAGCAGCAATTGCATCAATTATTACAGACTCCTGCTAACCAACAGCAGCCAAATTACTCCCAGCAGCAGCTACAGCAGTTATTACAGACTCCTCCAAACCAACAGCTGCAGAATCACGCACAACACCAGCAGTTGCCGCAGCAGCGGCAGCAGCATCAAGAACCTCCACAGCATCAACAGCTTCAGCAACAGCAGCAGCAGTCAAACCAGCAACAGATATGTCAACCACTTGTTAGTAATGGTGTTGGTGCAACTAGTCAGATTCCTAATCAAAATTTACAGCAACCAGCTATGTTCTCTCAGCATCAACAACAACAGTTAGGCACAGGCAATGCCCAATCCCAGCAAAGTGGGTACTCTAGCAAGAATTCAGTTCAGTCGACATCAGTTCCAATGGACTCGCAGTATCAGCAACAAATGGAGTTGCAATCAAATCTCTTTCAAAAGCAACAGCAGCCGCAACAGCCTACACATTTACAACAAAACCAACTTCAGTTTTTACAGCATAACCTGCCTCAGAGGACACAGCAGCAGTCACAATCACAACAATTGTCACAACAGGGACTTTCAGAACAGCAGATTCAGTTACAGCTTATTCAAAAATTTCAGCAACAGCAACAGCAGCAGCAGTTACTTTCTCCTACAAGTTCACATATGCAGCCTCAACTGCTCCAACATCAGGGGAACCAGCAAAATCAGCATTTACAATTGACGCCTCTTTCTCAACATCAGCAACCATTGAACAGCAACAGCTTTTCAACAGAAAAGCCTTTGAACATCAACAACTTCTCCACCTCAACACTAACACAATCACAACAGATTCCTTCTAGCCAACCTCAGAGCCAGCACAAACCTCTGCTGGCAATCAGAGCCAACTCTGGTCTTACAGACGGAGATGCTCCATCTTGTTCGACCTCTCCATCCACTAATAATTGTCAAATTTCCCCATCAAACCTTTTGAACAGAAACCAGCATGGACAAGCCATGTTGGCTGGAGATCCTGTGGCGGAACCTGCTAACAATTTGCTTCAAGAGCTTCAAAGCAAGTCAGACATTCGGATTAAACATGAATTCCCAGGTTTAAAAGGACCAGAGCAGCTTAAATATAAAGGAAGTATTCCAGATCAATTGGAAGCTTCCTCTTCCGGGACTTCATACCTGGATGCTAGCACAATCCAGCAAAGTTTCCCACTTCCCACCTTCTGTCTGGATGGTGATGTCCAATCAAATCATCGTAACAATCTTTCTTTTGGAGCTAATATTGATGGGTTGACACCGGATACTTTGCTGTCTAGAGGGTATGACTCTCAGAAAGATCTTCAGAACTTGCTTTCTAATTGTGGCGGCGCTCCAAGAGATATTGAGACTGAGTTGTCCACTGCTGCAATCAGCTCTCAGTCGTTTGGGGTGCCAAACATGAGTTTCAAGCCTGGATGCTCAAGCGATGTTGCCATCAATGATGCTGGGGTTTTGAGCAATGGATTGTGGGCTAACCAAGCTCAACGAATGAGAACATACACGAAG GTTCAAAAGCGTGGTTCTGTGGGAAGATGTATTGATGTCACCCGCTATAAAGGGTATGATGAACTTAGACACGACTTGGCTCGCATGTTTGGGATTGAAGGGCAACTAGAAGATCCACAGAGGACTGACTGGAAGCTAGTCTACGTAGACCACGAAAATGACATTCTTCTTGTTGGTGATGATCCATGGCA GGAATTCGTAAGCTGTGTTCAAAGTATAAAAATACTGTCATCTGTCGAGGTACAGCAAATGAGTTTGGATGGAGATTTAGGTCAGGTCCCAGTTTCCAACCAAGCTTGTAGTGGAACTGACAGCGGAAACGCATGGAGAGGACAGTACGAGGATACGTCTGCAGCCTCATTTAATCGTTAG
- the LOC115705617 gene encoding auxin response factor 19 isoform X1, whose protein sequence is MKAPPNGFLASAGEGERKNINSELWHACAGPLVSLPPVGSLVVYFPQGHSEQVAASMQKETDFIPNYPNLPSKLICMLHNVTLHADLETDEVYAQMTLQPVNKPDREALLASDMGLKQNRQPSEFFCKTLTASDTSTHGGFSVPRRAAEKIFPPLDYSMQPPAQELVARDLHDNTWTFRHIYRGQPKRHLLTTGWSVFVSTKRLFAGDSVLFIRDEKSQLLLGIRRATRQQPALSSSVISSDSMHIGILAAAAHAAANNSPFTIFYNPRASPSEFVIPLAKYNKAMYTQVSLGMRFRMMFETEESGVRRYMGTVTGISDLDSLRWKSSQWRNLQVGWDESTAGERPSRVSLWEVEPVVTPFYICPPPFFRPKFLKQPGMPDDESEMENAFKRAMPWLGDDFGMKDTSSTIFPGLSLVQWMNMQQNNQLSAGQSGFFPSMVSSAGMQNNLSTDDPSKLLSFQAPVMSGAITPLSKATPSNQMQQSPVSWPQQQQQQQQQQQQQQQLQQQQQQQQLQQQQQQQQQQLHQLLQTPANQQQPNYSQQQLQQLLQTPPNQQLQNHAQHQQLPQQRQQHQEPPQHQQLQQQQQQSNQQQICQPLVSNGVGATSQIPNQNLQQPAMFSQHQQQQLGTGNAQSQQSGYSSKNSVQSTSVPMDSQYQQQMELQSNLFQKQQQPQQPTHLQQNQLQFLQHNLPQRTQQQSQSQQLSQQGLSEQQIQLQLIQKFQQQQQQQQLLSPTSSHMQPQLLQHQGNQQNQHLQLTPLSQHQQPLNSNSFSTEKPLNINNFSTSTLTQSQQIPSSQPQSQHKPLLAIRANSGLTDGDAPSCSTSPSTNNCQISPSNLLNRNQHGQAMLAGDPVAEPANNLLQELQSKSDIRIKHEFPGLKGPEQLKYKGSIPDQLEASSSGTSYLDASTIQQSFPLPTFCLDGDVQSNHRNNLSFGANIDGLTPDTLLSRGYDSQKDLQNLLSNCGGAPRDIETELSTAAISSQSFGVPNMSFKPGCSSDVAINDAGVLSNGLWANQAQRMRTYTKVQKRGSVGRCIDVTRYKGYDELRHDLARMFGIEGQLEDPQRTDWKLVYVDHENDILLVGDDPWQEFVSCVQSIKILSSVEVQQMSLDGDLGQVPVSNQACSGTDSGNAWRGQYEDTSAASFNR, encoded by the exons GAGAGAGGAAGAATATCAATTCAGAATTATGGCATGCTTGTGCTGGGCCACTCGTTTCTTTGCCTCCTGTTGGAAGTCTCGTGGTTTATTTCCCGCAAGGCCACAGCGAACAA GTTGCAGCATCAATGCAGAAGGAGACTGATTTTATTCCTAACTACCCCAACCTTCCTTCAAAATTGATTTGCATGCTCCACAATGTGACATTACAT GCTGATTTGGAAACAGATGAGGTTTATGCACAAATGACACTACAGCCTGTAAATAAA CCTGACAGGGAAGCGTTACTGGCATCTGATATGGGTCTCAAACAAAACAGACAACCTTCTGAGTTTTTCTGTAAAACTCTTACAGCAAGTGACACAAGTACCCATGGTGGGTTTTCGGTGCCTCGACGTGCAGCTGAGAAGATCTTTCCACCTTTG GATTACTCAATGCAACCACCTGCTCAAGAACTAGTTGCTCGAGATTTGCATGATAATACATGGACATTCAGGCATATCTATCGCG GCCAACCAAAGAGGCATCTGCTGACTACAGGTTGGAGCGTCTTTGTTAGCACTAAAAGACTCTTTGCTGGAGATTCTGTTCTTTTTATAAG GGACGAAAAATCACAGTTACTTTTGGGTATAAGGCGTGCTACAAGACAACAGCCTGCTCTCTCTTCATCAGTGATTTCCAGTGATAGCATGCATATTGGAATTTTAGCCGCCGCTGCTCATGCTGCTGCAAACAACAGCCCATTTACAATCTTTTACAACCCCAG GGCAAGCCCTTCTGAGTTTGTGATACCATTAGCAAAATACAATAAAGCAATGTACACACAAGTTTCGCTTGGCATGCGATTCAGAATGATGTTTGAGACCGAAGAGTCTGGAGTGCGCAGATACATGGGTACTGTCACTGGTATAAGTGATTTGGACTCTCTTCGATGGAAATCTTCACAATGGCGAAATCTTCAG GTTGGGTGGGATGAGTCAACAGCCGGTGAACGGCCCAGCAGAGTTTCACTCTGGGAAGTTGAACCTGTTGTAACTCCTTTCTACATATGTCCACCTCCATTTTTCAGACCCAAGTTCCTCAAACAACCTGGGATGCCAg ATGATGAATCTGAGATGGAAAATGCTTTTAAGCGAGCTATGCCTTGGCTGGGAGATGACTTTGGCATGAAGGATACTTCGAGCACAATTTTTCCTGGCTTGAGTTTAGTGCAATGGATGAACATGCAGCAAAATAATCAGCTTTCTGCTGGGCAGTCTGGATTTTTTCCATCGATGGTTTCTTCAGCTGGCATGCAAAATAACCTCAGTACCGATGATCCATCCAAGTTACTTAGTTTTCAAGCCCCTGTCATGTCTGGGGCAATTACCCCATTGAGTAAGGCAACTCCATCAAACCAAATGCAGCAGTCACCAGTTTCATGGCCGCAGCAGCAACAGCAACAGCAACAGCAACAACAGCAGCAGCAGCAACTAcaacagcagcagcagcagcaacaactaCAACAACAGCAACAGCAACAACAGCAGCAATTGCATCAATTATTACAGACTCCTGCTAACCAACAGCAGCCAAATTACTCCCAGCAGCAGCTACAGCAGTTATTACAGACTCCTCCAAACCAACAGCTGCAGAATCACGCACAACACCAGCAGTTGCCGCAGCAGCGGCAGCAGCATCAAGAACCTCCACAGCATCAACAGCTTCAGCAACAGCAGCAGCAGTCAAACCAGCAACAGATATGTCAACCACTTGTTAGTAATGGTGTTGGTGCAACTAGTCAGATTCCTAATCAAAATTTACAGCAACCAGCTATGTTCTCTCAGCATCAACAACAACAGTTAGGCACAGGCAATGCCCAATCCCAGCAAAGTGGGTACTCTAGCAAGAATTCAGTTCAGTCGACATCAGTTCCAATGGACTCGCAGTATCAGCAACAAATGGAGTTGCAATCAAATCTCTTTCAAAAGCAACAGCAGCCGCAACAGCCTACACATTTACAACAAAACCAACTTCAGTTTTTACAGCATAACCTGCCTCAGAGGACACAGCAGCAGTCACAATCACAACAATTGTCACAACAGGGACTTTCAGAACAGCAGATTCAGTTACAGCTTATTCAAAAATTTCAGCAACAGCAACAGCAGCAGCAGTTACTTTCTCCTACAAGTTCACATATGCAGCCTCAACTGCTCCAACATCAGGGGAACCAGCAAAATCAGCATTTACAATTGACGCCTCTTTCTCAACATCAGCAACCATTGAACAGCAACAGCTTTTCAACAGAAAAGCCTTTGAACATCAACAACTTCTCCACCTCAACACTAACACAATCACAACAGATTCCTTCTAGCCAACCTCAGAGCCAGCACAAACCTCTGCTGGCAATCAGAGCCAACTCTGGTCTTACAGACGGAGATGCTCCATCTTGTTCGACCTCTCCATCCACTAATAATTGTCAAATTTCCCCATCAAACCTTTTGAACAGAAACCAGCATGGACAAGCCATGTTGGCTGGAGATCCTGTGGCGGAACCTGCTAACAATTTGCTTCAAGAGCTTCAAAGCAAGTCAGACATTCGGATTAAACATGAATTCCCAGGTTTAAAAGGACCAGAGCAGCTTAAATATAAAGGAAGTATTCCAGATCAATTGGAAGCTTCCTCTTCCGGGACTTCATACCTGGATGCTAGCACAATCCAGCAAAGTTTCCCACTTCCCACCTTCTGTCTGGATGGTGATGTCCAATCAAATCATCGTAACAATCTTTCTTTTGGAGCTAATATTGATGGGTTGACACCGGATACTTTGCTGTCTAGAGGGTATGACTCTCAGAAAGATCTTCAGAACTTGCTTTCTAATTGTGGCGGCGCTCCAAGAGATATTGAGACTGAGTTGTCCACTGCTGCAATCAGCTCTCAGTCGTTTGGGGTGCCAAACATGAGTTTCAAGCCTGGATGCTCAAGCGATGTTGCCATCAATGATGCTGGGGTTTTGAGCAATGGATTGTGGGCTAACCAAGCTCAACGAATGAGAACATACACGAAG GTTCAAAAGCGTGGTTCTGTGGGAAGATGTATTGATGTCACCCGCTATAAAGGGTATGATGAACTTAGACACGACTTGGCTCGCATGTTTGGGATTGAAGGGCAACTAGAAGATCCACAGAGGACTGACTGGAAGCTAGTCTACGTAGACCACGAAAATGACATTCTTCTTGTTGGTGATGATCCATGGCA GGAATTCGTAAGCTGTGTTCAAAGTATAAAAATACTGTCATCTGTCGAGGTACAGCAAATGAGTTTGGATGGAGATTTAGGTCAGGTCCCAGTTTCCAACCAAGCTTGTAGTGGAACTGACAGCGGAAACGCATGGAGAGGACAGTACGAGGATACGTCTGCAGCCTCATTTAATCGTTAG